In Symmachiella dynata, the following are encoded in one genomic region:
- a CDS encoding CNNM domain-containing protein — protein sequence MDGWWMWATIIVLFALGVRLSAFFSGSEIGFYRISPLRLSIEADSGDRVAQWLLHFVHQPGYFVATTLVGNNVANYITTIAVTLATAAVFGASSGYLEILGTILVTPLIFVFGELIPKNLFYEAPHRLLRQYRPWFILFYWLFLPFSIPLVWLCKLFERFNRQEQNSAKTTLGRKRLVQVLTEGHEEGLLTQVQNELVQGLLHKAPQPVTASMTKAARVLGVHEDLSPAATLDFARQHGCPLVPVRRTKSGSDWYGYVRVADIGLYDRPIRDITIPLLKVDATAGKLEAILAMRSAGLEYAAICKNDTVLGLATEGDLVEEFFISQQTVGR from the coding sequence ATGGACGGTTGGTGGATGTGGGCGACCATCATCGTATTGTTTGCGCTGGGAGTCCGACTGTCCGCATTTTTCAGCGGTTCGGAAATCGGCTTTTATCGTATCAGTCCCTTACGGCTGAGCATCGAGGCGGACTCAGGGGATCGTGTGGCGCAGTGGCTGTTGCATTTCGTGCATCAGCCCGGCTACTTCGTCGCAACGACGCTCGTCGGCAACAACGTGGCCAACTACATCACGACGATTGCCGTCACCTTGGCCACAGCAGCGGTCTTTGGCGCATCGTCGGGTTATTTGGAGATCCTAGGCACGATCTTGGTCACGCCGCTGATCTTTGTGTTTGGGGAATTGATTCCCAAAAATCTCTTCTACGAAGCGCCGCACAGATTACTCAGACAATATCGGCCGTGGTTCATACTGTTTTACTGGCTGTTTTTGCCATTCAGTATTCCACTGGTTTGGTTGTGCAAATTGTTCGAACGGTTCAACCGGCAGGAACAAAATTCGGCGAAAACCACCCTCGGCAGAAAACGGCTGGTGCAGGTGCTGACCGAAGGGCATGAGGAGGGGTTGTTGACGCAGGTGCAAAACGAACTGGTGCAAGGCCTGTTACACAAGGCGCCCCAGCCGGTGACCGCTTCGATGACCAAAGCCGCGCGTGTCCTGGGCGTGCATGAAGACCTGTCGCCTGCGGCCACTCTCGATTTTGCCCGCCAGCATGGTTGTCCGCTGGTGCCGGTTCGCCGCACGAAATCAGGGAGCGACTGGTACGGATATGTCCGCGTCGCCGATATCGGCTTATATGACCGCCCGATTCGCGACATTACGATCCCGCTGCTCAAAGTCGATGCGACGGCCGGAAAACTAGAAGCGATCCTGGCAATGCGTTCCGCCGGACTGGAATACGCAGCGATTTGCAAAAACGACACGGTCCTCGGGTTGGCGACTGAGGGGGATCTTGTCGAAGAATTCTTCATTTCGCAGCAGACAGTTGGCCGCTAG
- a CDS encoding DUF1559 domain-containing protein: MSHGTDADPAGPPPEPAEESPTDPSTPTKPLASLWNLMGVKPTEIHPEAATKDTTVTPLRDQDTSKFDHIVEDALQSEIENAPAVSPTTESAPPAKPKRWRPSANANDLLGIEIRKPQSTTSAGRMSRKAKTSVWLGGLAIGLSAFAVYPGMWTKLPALTAGFIALFSGFLAADEIRTSRGRLLGMNQALLGMALSITGMFLGPLLAWAIGDLAAFQSHQQVTETRLETIGTAIEGFYDRQRQFPAGGKFSEQPGEKDRPMHGWMTALLPYMSYEQLHSKINPSLPFDDAVNATAMRTQVPEFLVAGVEQTTSINQYAAAHFAGVGGKEKDANGDTVHFGVFDKNSTVFHQDVSDGLSNTFLAGQIPGNYPAWGEPSNWRRISQGLNRDQRGFGSPGGGPVLFLMADGSVRSLAADTDPRVLHSMSTRDGTD; encoded by the coding sequence ATGTCCCATGGCACCGATGCCGATCCAGCCGGCCCACCCCCGGAACCGGCAGAGGAATCCCCGACCGATCCAAGCACGCCGACCAAGCCGCTCGCCTCGCTGTGGAATCTGATGGGAGTCAAACCTACGGAGATTCACCCCGAGGCAGCCACCAAGGATACGACCGTCACACCGCTGCGTGATCAGGATACCTCGAAATTCGACCACATCGTCGAAGACGCATTACAGTCTGAAATCGAAAACGCACCAGCAGTCAGTCCCACGACGGAATCGGCCCCCCCTGCAAAGCCCAAACGTTGGCGGCCTTCTGCAAACGCCAATGACCTGTTAGGCATCGAGATCCGCAAACCGCAGTCGACCACGTCCGCTGGGCGGATGTCGCGCAAAGCCAAAACCAGCGTCTGGCTGGGCGGCTTGGCGATTGGCTTGTCCGCCTTTGCAGTTTATCCGGGAATGTGGACGAAACTACCGGCATTAACGGCCGGGTTTATCGCTCTGTTCAGCGGATTCCTGGCCGCTGACGAAATCCGTACATCGCGAGGGCGACTGCTGGGGATGAATCAAGCCCTGCTCGGCATGGCGTTGAGCATCACCGGAATGTTCCTCGGCCCATTGCTGGCCTGGGCCATCGGCGATTTGGCCGCTTTCCAATCGCACCAACAAGTTACCGAAACGCGGCTGGAGACTATCGGCACCGCCATCGAAGGTTTCTATGACCGGCAACGGCAATTCCCCGCTGGCGGAAAGTTCTCAGAACAACCCGGCGAAAAAGACCGCCCCATGCACGGTTGGATGACCGCGCTTTTGCCGTACATGAGTTATGAGCAATTACATAGCAAAATCAATCCGTCGCTCCCTTTTGACGATGCCGTCAATGCAACCGCGATGCGCACACAAGTTCCTGAATTTTTGGTCGCCGGAGTTGAGCAAACCACATCGATCAATCAATACGCCGCCGCACACTTCGCCGGGGTGGGTGGAAAAGAAAAAGATGCGAATGGCGATACCGTGCACTTCGGTGTCTTCGATAAAAACTCCACCGTGTTTCACCAGGATGTGAGTGACGGTTTGTCGAATACGTTTCTAGCCGGGCAAATCCCCGGCAATTATCCCGCCTGGGGAGAACCGTCGAATTGGCGGCGGATCTCGCAAGGACTCAATCGAGACCAACGCGGTTTCGGCAGCCCGGGTGGCGGGCCTGTGCTGTTTCTGATGGCCGATGGCAGCGTCCGCAGTCTCGCAGCAGACACCGATCCCCGCGTCCTGCACAGCATGAGCACCCGCGACGGGACGGACTGA